In a single window of the Arachis hypogaea cultivar Tifrunner chromosome 6, arahy.Tifrunner.gnm2.J5K5, whole genome shotgun sequence genome:
- the LOC112697204 gene encoding uncharacterized protein, whose product MVMGAEPQFARSLIHKIYDPLAKQIHFAAPISSLRTNELELVRGILRMLQGFSGSLFFWDRSANSFCSKSGIYLSHLSQRSLNSLLTQFIHAATCLQLVEITIDKVEAAAAKPPPTLKAFASSALAWLKRLRDIALKEESPASNADGLTTPTLLGLANSLSSLCSGAEFLFQIVHEAIPRAYFELGASIPTADLAVHVLDYLHKKLDEMCLVQGGEDEAYQMVLCMYIGSLLPYIQGLDSWLFEGILDDPSNEMFFFANKEVSVDEAEFWEKSYLLRKLHHSKLHGEFSSKNYVNDPLPATNDKQMRSRESTSLSGTIKGKEQSTIDRPACPFFIKDLAKSIVSAGKSLQLMRYAPNSLAVCSKGSNYEIGTTKYFNYGVYPAQNKAGLTLAEVFSVSLAGLIGDGDHVHKYFWQDDWYESEYTFSCVKDEKTESKGNENLTALPHSEKIWYKFLNDALSQKSSADLKQKYEGISNDAGEVKGAKVVEDEFQLLMRSYVNNPVIAVCQMDLRKNSDVLRKLNISRKCCLPSLNDGVLRTAVFGGGSTTFSDVKGTNYTFGFQYGEPEYLRSQDDRKLLEMLLPFPTLLPSFQDDLPVSELLPFQRNSTLPSRVLHWIQNVDLRTTPLPLVIMQYCLSVYIQKQVDYIGRNMLLKLMNEWRLMDELAVLRAIYLLGSGDLLQHFLTLIFNKLDKGETWEDDFELNSILQESISNSADCMLLSTPDSLVVSITKNVDQDEHALTAGVLSSTPHKSHINSFGIDGLDMLKFTYKVPWPLELIVNADAIRKYDQVMRFLLKVKRAKSVLDKVRRWMWKGRGSSTNDRKHHWIVEQKLLHFVDAFHQYVMDRVYHSAWRELCEGMKAAKSLDEVIEVHEAYMLSIQRQCFVVPDKLGALIASRINSILGLALDFYTIQQTLSSGGAVSAINARCEMEVDRIEKQFDDCIAFLLRVLSFKLNVGHFPHLADLVTRINYNYFYMTANGNLMTGSSSGSVTSRLGRNV is encoded by the exons ATGGTTATGGGGGCAGAACCACAGTTTGCCCGAAGCTTAATCCACAAAATCTATGATCCCTTGGCCAAGCAAATACACTTCGCAGCTCCAATATCGTCCTTGCGAACTAATGAACTCGAACTC GTACGTGGTATTTTGCGAATGCTGCAAGGGTTTTCTGGTTCCCTCTTCTTTTGGGATCGCAGTGCCAACAGTTTTTGTAGCAAGAGTGGAATATACTTGAGTCACTTGTCCCAGAGAAGTCTCAATTCTCTTCTCACTCAGTTCATCCATGCTGCCACCTGTCTCCAGTTGGTGGAGATTACCATTGATAAGGTCGAAGCTGCGGCGGCGAAACCTCCTCCGACTCTGAAGGCATTTGCGTCCTCTGCTTTGGCCTGGCTTAAG CGGTTGCGTGATATTGCGTTGAAGGAGGAAAGCCCCGCAAGCAATGCAGATGGCTTAACCACTCCCACCTTGTTAGGATTGGCGAATTCTTTATCGAG TCTTTGCTCAGGTGCTGAGTTCCTATTCCAAATAGTCCATGAAGCGATACCCAGGGCATACTTTGAGCTTGGTGCATCTATACCAACAGCAGATCTAGCAGTTCACGTGCTTGACTATCTGCATAAGAAGCTTGATGAGATGTGTCTTGTACAAGGTGGTGAG GATGAAGCTTATCAAATGGTGCTGTGTATGTATATTGGAAGCTTATTGCCATATATTCAGGGTCTAGATTCTTGGCTTTTTGAAGGAATACTTGATGATCCTTCTAATGAG ATGTTCTTTTTTGCGAATAAAGAAGTATCAGTTGATGAGGCTGAGTTTTGGGAGAAGAGTTATTTATTAAGGAAGTTACATCATAGTAAATTACATGGTGAGTTCTCTTCCAAAAATTATGTTAATGATCCTCTACCAGCAACAAATGACAAGCAAATGCGTAGTAGGGAATCCACCTCTTTATCTGGAACAATTAAAGGAAAAGAACAGAGCACAATAGACCGTCCAGCTTGTCCCTTTTTTATTAAGGATTTAGCCAAGTCAATAGTTTCAGCTGGGAAATCTTTGCAGCTGATGCGCTATGCCCCTAATTCATTAGCAGTTTGTAGCAAAGGAAGTAATTACGAGATTGGAACTACTAAATATTTTAACTATGGTGTGTATCCTGCTCAAAACAAAGCTGGGTTAACATTGGCAGAAGTTTTTTCTGTATCACTAGCTGGGCTTATAGGTGATGGCGACCACGTGCACAAGTACTTTTGGCAAGATGACTGGTATGAATCTGAATACACATTTTCCTGCGTAAAGGATGAAAAAACAGAGAGTAAGGGCAATGAAAATCTAACTGCTCTGCCACACTCAGAAAAGATTTGGTATAAGTTCTTGAATGATGCTTTATCTCAGAAAAGCTCAGCTGATTTGAAGCAAAAATATGAAGGCATTAGTAATGATGCAGGAGAAGTGAAAGGAGCTAAAGTGGTTGAAGATGAATTCCAACTCTTAATGAGATCATATGTAAACAATCCAGTTATTGCTGTATGTCAAATGGACCTTAGGAAAAACAGTGATGTGTTGAGAAAATTGAATATATCACGAAAGTGCTGCTTGCCTTCTTTAAATGATGGGGTTTTAAGAACGGCTGTATTTGGTGGAGGAAGTACAACTTTTTCTGATGTTAAGGGAACAAACTATACTTTCGGGTTTCAGTATGGTGAGCCTGAGTATCTTCGCTCACAGGATGACAGAAAGCTACTGGAAATGTTGCTTCCTTTTCCGACACTTCTGCCttcatttcag GATGATCTTCCAGTGTCAGAGCTTTTGCCTTTCCAGAGAAACAGCACTCTTCCTTCAAGGGTTCTTCACTGGATTCAAAATGTTGACCTAAGGACTACCCCACTCCCTCTTGTTATTATGCAGTACTGTCTATCTGTGTACATTCAGAAACAG GTGGATTATATTGGGAGAAATATGTTGTTGAAGTTGATGAATGAATGGAGGTTGATGGATGAGCTCGCAGTGTTGCGTGCTATATACTTGCTGGGTTCAG GTGATTTGTTGCAACACTTTCTGACTTTAATTTTCAATAAGTTGGACAAGGGTGAAACATGGGAAGATGATTTTGAATTGAACTCAATATTACAG GAATCAATCAGTAATTCTGCAGATTGTATGCTGTTAAGTACTCCAGATTCATTGGTAGTATCAATAACAAAAAATGTTGACCAGGATGAGCATGCTTTGACAGCTGGTGTTCTTTCAAGTACTCCTCATAAAAGTCACATCAATAGCTTTGGAATTGATGGCCTTGATATGCTGAAATTCACATATAAG GTCCCTTGGCCTCTTGAACTTATTGTCAATGCAGATGCAATTAGGAAATATGACCAG GTGATGCGGTTCTTGTTGAAGGTCAAGCGTGCGAAATCTGTACTAGATAAAGTGCGAAGATGGATGTGGAAG GGTAGAGGATCTTCAACAAACGACAGAAAACATCATTGGATAGTGGAGCAGAAACTCCTTCATTTTGTGGACGCTTTTCACCAATATGTAATGGATAGG GTATATCACAGTGCATGGCGTGAACTATGTGAAGGGATGAAAGCAGCTAAATCTCTGGACGAAGTCATTGAAGTCCATGAGGCGTACATGTTATCCATTCAACGACAGTGCTTTGTGGTTCCTGATAAGCTg GGGGCTTTGATTGCTAGTCGCATTAACAGCATCCTTGGCTTAGCCTTAGACTTCTATACCATTCAGCAAACGTTAAGCAGTGGTGGAGCTGTTTCGGCAATCAACGCAAGGTGCGAGATGGAAGTGGACCGGATAGAGAAACAGTTTGATGATTGCATTGCTTTCTTACTCAGGGTCTTATCTTTCAAACTGAATGTTGGGCATTTCCCACATTTGGCGGATTTAGTCACCAGAATTAACTACAATTACTTCTACATGACTGCTAATGGAAATTTGATGACTGGCTCCAGCTCTGGTAGCGTCACTTCAAGATTGGGTAGAAATGTTTGA
- the LOC112697206 gene encoding small ribosomal subunit protein bS21c, whose amino-acid sequence MMAASSSLSNFFSFLLPSKQPPPSPSPPPPQIAITTRHKPTPNSVSLVAQQQQHDPSSSSSSSSSELSSVMCPSLAHANTLFFRSAYNVQVVVDDNEPEERLLNRFRREVMKAGVIQECKRRRFFENKQDQKKRKSREAAKRNKRSRRPPMRSPMQNRQDVLSTTTKKEEDDDNWDLPEEDGLSA is encoded by the exons ATGATGGCAGCCTCATCCTCCCTCTCCAACTTCTTCTCATTCCTCTTACCCTCAAAACAACCGCCACCATCTCCGTCGCCACCGCCGCCACAAATCGCCATAACCACTCGCCACAAGCCCACTCCCAACTCCGTCTCCCTCGTCGCCCAACAACAGCAACATGACccctcgtcttcttcttcttcttcctcctcggaGCTCTCTTCAGTGATGTGCCCTTCCCTGGCGCACGCGAACACGCTGTTCTTCCGATCGGCGTACAATGTGCAGGTGGTGGTAGACGACAACGAGCCCGAGGAGAGGCTCCTCAACAGGTTCCGCCGGGAAGTTATGAAGGCCGGCGTCATTCAAGAGTGCAAGCGCCGGAGGTTCTTTGAGAACAAACAGGACCAGAAGAAGCGCAAGTCTCGCGAAGCTGCCAAGCGTAACAAACGTAGCAG GCGCCCACCGATGAGATCTCCAATGCAGAACAGGCAGGATGtcctctcaacaacaactaagaaGGAGGAAGATGATGATAACTGGGATCTACCTGAAGAAGACGGATTGAGCGCATGA
- the LOC112697207 gene encoding uncharacterized protein At4g15970, with protein sequence MRALALRKPLHLPLIAFLIVFLCFLLYHYNGSLQQAHTRSVLNSPSTLQRQELVQVLKKVAMPDRTIILTMVDESWARPGSILDVFLQSFKHGDGTRRFLNHLAVIAMDPKAYEYCISLHHHCIHPNTFVHYFATKIQSTTGPDHSSFSWRRNNVLSEMIELGYNTIFTEADVLWLRSPLSHFNPIQELSISCDSSDNVQSDDFSQDGGVFFLKANGIAFEFLKYWKLVKFLFPKSPDEDSLCATITQNQDMVAAYGFRVNHIDTTYFGGFCQQNKDMLMEASTIHANCCEDLTNKVHDLRSVLDDWIQFRKNVSGSGKMIMGRPWKCLGRKFT encoded by the exons ATGAGAGCTTTAGCATTGAGAAAGCCTCTTCATCTTCCTCTGATAGCTTTCTTGATCGTGTTCCTGTGTTTCCTTCTGTATCACTATAATGGATCACTTCAACAAGCTCACACAAGGAGTGTGCTCAATTCTCCATCAACT TTACAAAGACAAGAGTTGGTTCAAGTGCTGAAGAAAGTGGCCATGCCAGACAGAACAATCATCCTAACCATGGTGGATGAATCATGGGCAAGACCTGGATCTATTCTTGACGTTTTTCTTCAAAGCTTCAAACATGGAGATGGGACTCGAAGATTCTTGAATCACTTGGCGGTCATAGCCATGGACCCCAAAGCCTATGAATACTGCATTTCCTTGCATCACCATTGCATCCACCCCAACACTTTTGTGCATTATTTTGCCACCAAAATACAATCCACCACAGGCCCAGATCACAGTTCGTTCAGTTGGAGAAGGAACAATGTTCTGTCAGAAATGATTGAATTGGGTTACAACACAATCTTCACG GAAGCAGATGTACTATGGCTGAGAAGTCCGTTATCACACTTCAATCCAATTCAGGAGCTCTCAATTTCGTGTGATTCTTCTGATAATGTGCAGAGCGACGATTTCTCTCAGGACGGTGGAGTCTTTTTCTTAAAAGCGAATGGTATAGCTTTTGAATTCCTCAAGTACTGGAAATTGGTCAAGTTTCTGTTTCCAAAGTCTCCAGATGAAGATTCATTATGTGCAACCATAACGCAAAATCAAGATATGGTTGCAGCTTATGGCTTCCGTGTTAACCACATAGATACAACTTATTTTGGTGGATTTTGTCAGCAAAATAAGGATATGTTGATGGAAGCTTCTACCATCCATGCTAACTGCTGTGAAGATCTCACAAACAAGGTTCATGACCTTAggagtgttcttgatgattgGATTCAGTTCAGAAAAAATGTATCAGGTTCGGGCAAAATGATTATGGGGAGGCCATGGAAATGCTTAGGAAGGAAATTTACTTAG
- the LOC112698261 gene encoding triacylglycerol lipase 2-like, whose product MSLLASTLWLLFFFSSSVVHSGAQGSSRGSLGDGICASSVVVHGYKCQELQVTTADGYILSVQRIPEGRSGNGNNNNKKQPVIIQHGILVDGMTWLLNGPEQNLPLILADNGFDVWISNTRGTRFSRRHISLDPSTPAYWNWTWDELGSYDLRAVVEYVSNHTGQKIHYIGHSQGTLIALTSFSEGKLVNKLKSAALLSPVAYLSHMTTELLNVADRLFLDQLIKTLGIAEFSTRGIPFQSFLKQLCAQPGVDCSDLFTAITGNNCCLNSSAVSLFLKNNEPQSTSTKNLIHFAQIVRSGVVAKFNYGRRDQNIRIYGKASPPIYNLSNIPHDLPLFLSYGARDALSDVVDVQTLLDSLKSHDADKLSVQFIKDYAHLDFVMGVNAKDIVYNAVISFFNRFN is encoded by the exons atgtctCTCTTGGCGAGTACCCTgtggcttttatttttcttttcatcttcTGTGGTTCATTCAGGAGCACAGGGCTCTAGCCGTGGCTCCTTAGGTGATGGCATATGTGCCTCTTCTGTTGTTGTTCATGGTTACAAGTGCCAGGAACTTCAA GTTACAACTGCAGATGGGTACATTCTTAGCGTCCAAAGAATCCCAGAAGGTAGAAGTGGCAatgggaataataataataagaagcagCCAGTGATAATTCAGCATGGAATATTAGTG GACGGAATGACATGGCTTTTGAACGGTCCAGAGCAAAACCTGCCACTGATATTAGCTGATAACGGCTTCGATGTTTGGATTTCTAACACCAGAGGCACCAGATTTAGCCGCCGCCATATCTCATTGGACCCTTCTACTCCG GCGTACTGGAATTGGACGTGGGATGAACTGGGTAGCTATGATCTACGTGCTGTTGTGGAGTATGTGTCCAACCATACAGGACAAAAGATTCATTACATCGGCCATTCACAG GGAACATTGATAGCTTTGACTTCCTTCTCGGAAGGGAAATTGGTGAATAAACTAAAATCAGCGGCATTATTGAGCCCCGTAGCCTATTTGAGTCATATGACCACTGAACTATTAAATGTTGCAGATAGGTTATTTCTTGATCAG CTCATAAAAACATTGGGGATAGCGGAATTCAGTACAAGAGG gaTACCTTTTCAATCCTTTCTCAAGCAACTTTGCGCTCAGCCTGGAGTTGATTGTTCGGACTTGTTCACTGCTATAACCG gtaATAATTGTTGCCTGAATTCTTCAGCTGTTAGTCTATTCTTGAAGAAT aATGAACCTCAGTCAACATCAACAAAGAATTTGATACACTTTGCCCAGA TTGTTAGAAGTGGGGTTGTGGCAAAGTTTAATTATGGGAGAAGAGACCAAAATATTAGGATCTATGGAAAAGCATCCCCTCCAATTTACAACCTATCTAATATCCCTCATGACCTACCTCTATTTCTGAGCTATGGTGCTCGAGATGCTCTTTCTGATGTTGTTGATGTGCAAACTTTACTTGATTCCCTAAAGTCTCATGATGCTGATAAGCTTAGTGTTCAGTTCATCAAGGACTATGCTCATCTTGATTTCGTTATGGGGGTCAATGCCAAAGACATAGTGTACAATGCTGTCATTTCATTTTTCAAcagatttaattaa